One Hevea brasiliensis isolate MT/VB/25A 57/8 chromosome 5, ASM3005281v1, whole genome shotgun sequence genomic region harbors:
- the LOC131180149 gene encoding uncharacterized protein LOC131180149, with protein MVPLIRERLNTAFNKQKNYADPREKDVEFVMGDYVFLKVSPIKGIIRFGKKGKLAIRYIRPFEITDIVGVIAYQLELPPNLSHVHLVFRIYILRKYVPDHSHVLQLDIVKLNENLTFKEQLVAIVDYQMR; from the coding sequence atggttcctttgaTTAGGGAACGTTTAAATACAGCTTTCAACAAGCAAAAAAATTATGCAGATCCAAGGGAAAAAGATGTAGAATTTGTAATGGGTGACTATgtattcttgaaggtttctcctataAAAGGGATTATaagatttggaaagaaaggcaagttggcaATCCGTTACATAAGACCTTTTGAGATCACAGACATAGTGGGAGTAATTGCCTATCAGTTAGAgttgccaccaaacctttctcatgtccacctagTATTCCGCATTTATATACTTAGGAAGTATGTTCCCGATCATTCTCATGTGCTGCAACTAGACATAGTgaagttaaatgagaatttgacctTCAAGGAGCAActagtagccatagtagactatcagatgagatAG